One part of the Neoarius graeffei isolate fNeoGra1 chromosome 2, fNeoGra1.pri, whole genome shotgun sequence genome encodes these proteins:
- the LOC132880949 gene encoding kinesin-like protein KIF3C, translating to MSLKSKQCESVKVVVRCRPLNRKEEASGYDSIVDMDVKVGQVALRNPRASPGEPDKTFTFDAVYDTASKQSDLYDETVRPLVDSVLRGFNGTVLAYGQTGTGKTYTMQGEWTEAERRGIMPSSFEHIFTHISRSQNQQYLVRASYLEIYQEEIRDLLVTDHSKRLELKESPESGVYVRDLSSFVAKNVKEMEHVLNAGNRTRSVGATDMNERSSRSHAIFSVTVECSRPGPDGRNHIRVGKLNLVDLAGSERQSKTGARGERLKEATKINLSLSALGNVVSALADGRGAHVPYRDSKLTRLLRDSLGGNAKTVMVATLGPASFNYEETLTTLRYANRAKNIKNVPRVNEDPKDALLREFQQEIARLKAQLHRRGMLSARRKRRLKKSTDHELNEDDDDDDDEEDDDEDEEEGEDDDDEEEDEEEEEEKLEKEAQEFMKEQQEKLEQEKEAIMDDRSLVAEEKQKLLEEKERMMGDLKKEQEATALLTAKFKAMESKLLVGGKNIIDHTNEQQKMLEQKRQEIAEQTRKEREIQQQMLIQDEETLELRETFTSLQQEVEAKTKKLKKLYAKLQSVKAEIQDVNDEHVRTRQELEQTQNELTRELKFKYLIIENFIPPEEKNKIMNRLVFDVDEDQWKFQPLVPAENKFTQMKRRPASAVGYKRPISQYARVAIAMGANSRYRAENIMLLELDMTPPTLFQMDFPRARSETAPSRDVQLDNASYREKISASRVRKSQSWCQAAQPMSSSSSALSLSSSGSNGLAHPVSAAMATAHQ from the exons atgtctctgAAATCCAAGCAGTGCGAGTCTGTGAAGGTGGTGGTCCGCTGTCGCCCCCTGAACCGCAAAGAAGAGGCGTCTGGTTATGACAGCATCGTGGATATGGACGTTAAAGTAGGCCAGGTGGCGCTGCGGAACCCCCGAGCGTCTCCTGGGGAGCCGGATAAGACCTTCACCTTCGATGCCGTATACGACACAGCATCCAAACAAAGCGACCTTTACGATGAGACCGTGCGACCGCTTGTGGACTCGGTGCTCCGTGGATTTAACGGGACGGTCCTGGCGTACGGACAGACCGGCACCGGGAAGACGTACACGATGCAGGGGGAGTGGACGGAGGCTGAGCGGCGAGGCATCATGCCCAGCTCCTTCGAGCACATCTTCACGCACATCTCCCGCTCTCAGAACCAGCAGTACCTGGTGAGAGCGTCGTACCTCGAGATCTACCAGGAGGAGATCCGAGACCTCCTGGTCACCGATCACAGCAAGCGGCTCGAACTGAAGGAGAGCCCCGAGTCGGGCGTGTACGTCCGAGATCTGTCGTCCTTCGTGGCGAAGAACGTCAAGGAAATGGAGCATGTCCTGAACGCAGGTAACCGGACACGGTCAGTAGGTGCGACGGATATGAACGAGCGCAGCTCTCGGTCTCACGCCATCTTTAGCGTCACCGTGGAGTGCAGTCGGCCTGGTCCGGATGGCCGCAATCACATCCGGGTAGGCAAGTTGAATCTTGTCGACCTGGCTGGGAGTGAGCGCCAGAGCAAGACAGGTGCACGTGGTGAGCGACTCAAGGAGGCCACCAAAATCAATCTGTCACTCTCTGCACTGGGCAACGTAGTATCGGCACTGGCTGATGGCCGTGGCGCTCATGTACCCTACCGTGACTCAAAGCTCACACGCCTGCTCCGGGACTCCCTCGGTGGAAACGCCAAGACTGTAATGGTGGCCACACTTGGCCCAGCATCCTTCAACTATGAGGAGACTCTAACCACGCTGCGCTACGCCAACCGGGCCAAGAACATCAAGAACGTCCCACGTGTCAACGAGGACCCCAAGGACGCGCTGCTCCGTGAATTCCAGCAGGAAATCGCCCGGCTCAAGGCACAACTCCACCGACGTGGCATGCTGAGTGCCAGGAGGAAGAGGAGGCTCAAGAAAAGCACAGACCATGAGCtgaatgaagatgatgatgatgatgatgatgaagaagatgatgatgaagatgaggaggaaggtgaagatgatgatgatgaggaggaggatgaggaggaggaggaggagaagttgGAAAAGGAAGCACAGGAGTTCATGAAGGAGCAGCAGGAGAAGCTGGAGCAAGAAAAGGAGGCCATCATGGACGATCGGTCGCTGGTGGCTGAGGAGAAACAGAAGCTCCTGGAAGAGAAGGAGAGGATGATGGGAGATCTGAAGAAGGAGCAAGAAGCCACTGCGCTCCTCACCGCCAAGTTCAAg GCAATGGAGAGTAAGCTTCTGGTTGGAGGAAAGAACATCATTGATCACACTAACGAACAGCAGAAGATGCTGGAACAGAAACGACAAGAGATTGCAGAAcag acgcgTAAAGAGCGAGAGATTCAGCAGCAGATGTTAATTCAGGATGAGGAGACGCTCGAGCTGAGAGAAACGTTCACATCTCTGCAACAGGAAGTGGAGGCAAAAACCAAAAAGCTCAAAAAG CTGTATGCTAAGCTGCAGTCGGTGAAAGCTGAGATCCAGGATGTGAACGACGAGCACGTCAGAACCAGACAGGAACTGGAGCAGACACAGAACGAGCTCACAAGAGAACTCAAGTTCaa gtACCTCATAATTGAGAACTTCATCCCTCCGGAGGAGAAGAACAAGATCATGAACCGACTGGTGTTTGATGTCGATGAAGACCAGTGGAAATTCCAGCCTCTCGTTCCTGCCGAGAA taagtTTACTCAGATGAAGAGGAGACCCGCCTCTGCTGTGGGCTACAAGCGGCCCATCAGTCAATATGCCAGGGTTGCCATAGCGATGGGAGCCAATTCCAGATACAGG GCTGAAAATATCATGCTTCTGGAGCTGGACATGACTCCACCCACTCTCTTTCAAATGGACTTCCCAAGAGCGCGGTCTGAGACGGCACCAAGCCGAGATGTGCAACTGGACAACGCATCATACAGAGAGAAAATATCAGCCAGTCGGGTCAGGAAATCCCAGTCCTG